One genomic region from Myripristis murdjan chromosome 7, fMyrMur1.1, whole genome shotgun sequence encodes:
- the ocstamp gene encoding LOW QUALITY PROTEIN: osteoclast stimulatory transmembrane protein (The sequence of the model RefSeq protein was modified relative to this genomic sequence to represent the inferred CDS: inserted 1 base in 1 codon) produces MAAVKKSPTAALRPVHPAHVSSGRMKSITETLFNPLRLRAAPCRRALTTILPYLWDVYSAPTPAGKDILTLLSLCLLIAMVTGGLLHHWLSKTLRYDHAASIATACVYSVAVFLFSFLCHPLRCVLTMILPTVCSKKGRQLIISASVMIVVLNVIPNISLNVGAVMHILKCTSEGFARTLLNSSDPLNRAKRDLVEETIKANQEDLSIVTNLRKLEQFTHIDVSEVKRRFSNLSGQIEMNFXHARDLLKEYKLLSNRILATIFVILLIVESGRYLKSYLTSVQFDNSYLVKELLQKEADGKQISAEKIMNSISCNITKQECASCFISLIVVTLYFTAITFIVALDYIVYYLVQESTPWLLDVPTTTAILSLNFKVYWFLPVSCIIPRLCAKQELTNFHRDYKWTFGPQSSRCEVTTSAPNLAVTVLLGSLWLMSYSLVFLEVYARRMRRKVSASFFKSQEEKRIAFLLRKIQAKHSRNKPETFSVHVSASR; encoded by the exons atggctgctgtgaaaaag AGTCCCACAGCAGCTCTCAGACCTGTTCATCCAGCTCATGTTTCCTCAGGCAGGATGAAGTCCATTACAGAGACTCTCTTCAACCCCCTCAG GCTCAGGGCCGCTCCCTGCCGACGGGCCCTAACCACCATCCTGCCTTATCTCTGGGATGTTTACTCTGCACCTACACCAGCTGGCAAAGACATCCtgactctgctctctctgtgtctcctgaTCGCCATGGTGACGGGCGGCCTGCTTCACCATTGGCTGTCAAAGACTCTGAGATACGACCACGCGGCCTCCATTGCGACTGCCTGTGTCTACAGTGTGGCCGTCTTCTTGTTCTCGTTCCTCTGTCACCCTCTGCGCTGCGTGCTGACCATGATCCTGCCGACCGTCTGCAGCAAAAAGGGACGCCAGCTGATCATCTCAGCCTCTGTCATGATCGTAGTGTTGAACGTCATCCCTAATATTTCCCTGAACGTGGGAGCAGTGATGCACATTCTGAAATGCACCTCTGAGGGCTTTGCGAGGACTTTGTTGAACTCCTCTGATCCTCTGAACAGGGCTAAACGAGACCTCGTAGAAGAAACCATCAAAGCGAACCAGGAAGACTTGAGCATAGTCACTAATTTGAGGAAGCTAGAACAATTTACCCATATCGATGTGTCAGAGGTCAAAAGAAGATTTAGTAATCTGAGTGGGCAGATAGAGATGAACT TACACGCCAGGGACCTGCTGAAGGAGTACAAGCTGCTGTCGAACCGGATCCTCGCTaccatttttgtgattttactCATTGTTGAATCAGGGCGCTACTTGAAATCTTACCTGACATCCGTTCAATTTGACAATTCATACCTCGTTAAAGAGCTATTGCAAAAAGAAGCTGATGGGAAGCAAATATCTGCTGAAAAAATTATGAATTCCATAAGCTGTAACATAACAAAGCAGGAGTGTGCCTCCTGTTTCATATCATTAATTGTGGTAACGTTATATTTCACTGCAATAACTTTCATAGTTGCTTTAGATTACATTGTGTATTATCTAGTCCAGGAAAGCACGCCATGGCTGCTTGATGTTCCCACCACCACTGCCATCTTAAGTTTAAATTTTAAG GTTTACTGGTTCCTGCCTGTGTCTTGTATCATCCCGCGGTTGTGTGCCAAACAGGAGCTCACAAACTTCCACAGGGACTATAAGTGGACCTTTGGCCCCCAGTCGTCACGCTGTGAAGTGACAACCTCAGCTCCGAACCTGGCAGTGACAGTCCTGCTGGGATCCCTGTGGCTGATGAGCTACTCTTTGGTGTTTCTGGAGGTTTACGCCAGACGCATGCGCAGGAAAGTGTCTGCATCGTTTTTCAAAagccaggaggagaagagaattGCTTTCTTGTTGAGGAAAATACAAGCCAAGCATAGCAGAAACAAACCAGAGACGTTCTCTGTCCATGTTTCCGCCAGTCGGTGA
- the slc13a3 gene encoding Na(+)/dicarboxylate cotransporter 3 — translation MELSVLAKKLWCVRKQLILLLTPLIFLPLLFALPEKEGKCLYVVLLMAMFWCTEALPLAVTAMLPVCLFPTLGILPSKKVCPQYFLDTNFLFLSGLIMASAIEEWGLHRRIALKVLKIVGVKPAWLILGMMFTASFLSMWLSNTATTAMMLPIANAILESLFGDLEALKQKCKCISDPENDMINGQSTVNLQTVHSLPMEKQILSIEGMDGTDESEGRTAEEIQAEAEYQMKVWKGFLICIPYAASIGGTATLTGTAPNLIFIGQLKSYFPDCDLINFGSWFAFAFPLMVLFLFVGWIWIAFLYGGLNTRLCFKKQDRLAQAEARAKAVIDEDYRKLGPINFAEGAISFFFVLFAVLLFTRDPKFVTGWSVFFNKGYVSDAVTGVIIVSILFFFPSQKPSFSWWFNPQASNAPYVPLLSWKKAQDCVPWNIILLLGGGFAMAKGCEESGLASWIGGHLEPLAQVPPAAAVMLITAFLACFTEFASNTATIIIFLPVIAELALRVSVNPLYFMMPATVGCSFAFMLPVSTPPNSIAFASGHLMVKDMVKTGFVMNILGVLSVSLAMNTWGIAMFNLNTLPEWAQHTNVSSVVDTMHIPAVNATL, via the exons ATGGAGCTGTCAGTTCTGGCCAAGAAGCTGTGGTGCGTCCGAAAACagctcatcctcctcctcactccgcTTATCTTCCTGCCTTTACTTTTTGCTCTGCCAGAAAAG GAGGGAAAATGTCTCTATGTGGTGCTTCTGATGGCAATGTTTTGGTGCACAGAGGCCCTTCCTCTGGCTGTCACCGCAATGCTCCCGGTCTGCCTCTTTCCAACTCTGGGAATTCTTCCATCCAAAAAGGTCTGCCCTCAGTACTTCCTTGATACCAATTTCCTCTTTCTAAGCGGCCTGATTATGGCATCGGCTATCGAGGAATGGGGCCTGCACCGCAGAATAGCCCTGAAGGTCCTTAAAATTGTTGGAGTGAAGCCGGCCTG GCTTATACTGGGAATGATGTTCACCGCGTCATTTCTGTCCATGTGGCTTAGCAACACTGCCACCACAGCAATGATGCTCCCCATTGCCAATGCCATCCTGGAGAGTCTGTTTGGAGACCTCGAGGCCCTGAAACAGAAGTGCAAGTGCATTTCTGATCCTGAAAATGATATGATAAATG GTCAGTCTACTGTAAACCTGCAAACAGTTCACTCACTGCccatggaaaaacaaatactCTCAATAGAGGG gaTGGATGGGACAGATGAGAGTGAGGGGAGGACAGCAGAGGAAATTCAGGCAGAGGCGGAGTATCAGATGAAGGTGTGGAAGGGATTCCTGATCTGTATCCCGTATGCAGCCAGTATCGGAGGGACTGCGACTCTAACAGGCACCGCGCCGAACCTCATCTTCATCGGACAGCTGAAAAG CTACTTTCCAGATTGTGACCTTATCAACTTTGGTTCTTGGTTTGCGTTTGCCTTCCCCCTCATGGTTCTCTTCCTGTTTGTGGGATGGATATGGATCGCGTTTCTCTATGGGGGCCTGAACACACG ATTGTGCTTCAAGAAGCAGGACAGACTAGCACAAGCAGAAGCCAGAGCCAAGGCTGTGATAGACGAAGACTACAGGAAACTCGGCCCCATAAA TTTTGCCGAGGGAgccatctctttctttttcgTTCTGTTTGCTGTTCTGCTGTTCACCAGAGATCCCAAATTTGTCACTGGCTGGTCCGTGTTTTTCAACAAAGG GTACGTTTCAGATGCGGTCACAGGTGTGATCATCGTTTCGATACTGTTCTTCTTCCCTTCTCAGAAACCTTCATTCAGCTGGTGGTTCAACCCTCAAG CTTCAAATGCTCCTTATGTTCCTCTCTTATCTTGGAAGAAAGCCCAGGACTGTGTGCCATGGAACATCATTCTGCTCCTCGGTGGAGGCTTCGCCATGGCCAAAGGCTGTGAG GAGTCTGGACTCGCCTCTTGGATCGGAGGCCACCTCGAGCCTCTGGCCCAGGtccctcctgctgcagctgtaaTGCTGATCACAGCCTTCCTGGCCTGTTTCACTGAATTCGCCAGCAACACTGCCACAATCATCATATTCTTACCTGTCATCGCTGAACTG GCTCTGCGTGTTTCTGTGAATCCTCTCTATTTCATGATGCCAGCAACAGTCGGATGTTCGTTCGCCTTCATGCTGCCAGTGTCTACGCCACCCAACTCCATCGCCTTCGCATCGGGACATCTTATGGTGAAAGATATG GTGAAAACTGGCTTTGTCATGAACATTTTGGGTGTCCTGTCAGTCTCCCTGGCCATGAACACGTGGGGCATCGCCATGTTCAACTTGAACACTCTCCCGGAATGGGCTCAACACACCAACGTGTCCAGTGTCGTCGACACCATGCACATCCCAGCTGTCAATGCTACGCTCTGA
- the LOC115361423 gene encoding thyrotropin-releasing hormone receptor: protein MENNTTTQNITFTLAANLTEMPLNPLEEQVITIFLTMLICGVGISGNIMVVLVVLRTKHMVTPTNCYLVSLAIADLIVLLAAGLPNISDVVAFWIYGYTGCVCITYLQYLGINVSSCSITAFTIERYIAICHSIKAQFICTVSRAKRIIAGVWIFTSLYCIMWFFLVDTDETVYTNGVVVTCGYRVSRSLYMPIYFLDFTLFYVIPLIVATVLYGLIARILFMSPLPSHLSERAGGGSVHQGHSNNTAKANRGAITARKQVTKMLAVVVILFALLWMPYRTLVVVNSFMDPPYHNTWFLLFCRMCIYTNSAINPIIYNLMSQKFRIAFKNLCKCKGRRKQKAAKYNAPMYYSVMKDSSHESTEPVTEQEDVSSHTNKRLNLTDGATTTFNIA from the exons ATGGAGAACAACACGACCACTCAGAATATCACTTTCACCCTGGCTGCAAATTTGACTGAAATGCCTCTGAACCCTCTCGAAGAGCAGGTCATAACGATATTTTTGACGATGCTCATCTGTGGAGTTGGAATCTCTGGAAACATcatggtggtgttggtggtgctgCGTACCAAGCACATGGTGACCCCGACTAACTGCTACCTGGTCAGCCTGGCTATAGCAGACCTCATTGTGCTCCTCGCTGCAGGCTTGCCCAATATCTCTGACGTTGTAGCCTTCTGGATATACGGCTACACAGGATGTGTGTGCATCACTTATCTTCAGTACTTGGGCATCAACGTGTCGTCCTGCTCCATAACTGCATTCACCATTGAGCGATACATTGCTATTTGTCACTCCATAAAGGCGCAGTTCATATGCACCGTCTCCCGGGCCAAAAGAATCATAGCTGGCGTGTGGATCTTCACCTCGCTCTACTGCATCATGTGGTTCTTCTTAGTGGACACAGATGAGACTGTCTACACCAATGGCGTGGTGGTCACCTGCGGCTACCGCGTTTCCAGAAGCCTCTACATGCCGATCTACTTCCTGGACTTCACTTTGTTCTATGTAATTCCCCTCATTGTGGCCACGGTGCTGTACGGGCTCATCGCGAGGATCCTGTTCATGAGTCCCCTGCCGTCGCATCTCAGcgagagagctggaggagggtcTGTTCACCAGGGGCACTCCAACAACACGGCCAAGGCCAACAGGGGTGCAATCACAGCACGTAAACAG GTAACAAAGATGCTGGCTGTGGTGGTGATCCTCTTCGCCCTGCTCTGGATGCCTTACCGAACACTGGTGGTGGTCAACTCCTTCATGGACCCGCCTTACCACAACACCTGGTTCCTGCTCTTCTGCCGGATGTGCATCTACACCAACAGCGCCATCAACCCCATCATCTACAACCTCATGTCTCAGAAGTTCCGCATTGCCTTCAAAAATCTCTGCAAGTGCAAAGGCCGGCGCAAGCAGAAGGCGGCTAAGTACAATGCACCGATGTATTACAGCGTGATGAAGGATTCGTCCCACGAGAGCACTGAGCCTGTCACAGAGCAGGAGGATGTGAGCAGCCACACTAACAAGAGGCTCAATTTAACAGATGGTGCCACAACCACATTCAATATTGCCTGA